tacataagatagAAGGTACTTAATGCAAAAACGAAAAGAGGGTGTTTGGTCGGGTGGATGGGGTGGGTGTGTAAcgcgaacgtctagcaacccaaaggttgcatgtttgaatctcctcacggacaactttagcattttaacaacttttcaactacttacttaTATTTAGCTAATTTGCAACTTCTTAGCATGTTAGCTACCCCGttccctaatcttaacccttttagctaacccttttcctaaccttaaccctttaatcTAACTCCTGAATttagccttaaccctaacctcaaaTCCCTAGCGTAGCTAGAGTTACGAGTGGCCAATGGAGTAGCctatctggtcaatataatggataatCTGTGGGGAGGCGTGACCTGCTGAAATCTAACCATAACCTGAGCCTCTTGACTTattgtcaacaaggcagcatgaTGCATCGTTCAGAAACATAGGCCTACGTCTCTTTTCTATCAAATATATGTTTGACTTGTCAAACTACttttcattgggaaggcagaTCTTGGCCTCTATTCAATCTGTGTAGCTGAAGCATAATAGATTGATTGATAGAAATGACatggtaatttccgattgagccgacatatgtgAATCCAGTCTCCACTAACACAGGAATATTGCCTTTACATTTAAATGATCCTGTAATGCTGAACTTCCGCAATACGGACTGAATAGAGCCCAAAACGTTTTTACTGAAAGCAATCACATTTGCATGTTAAAACACAGAATCCTACATTACTCCACGTGCTTAACATGCTTGACTTTTGATTTGAGCCCAAAACGCCATTGGCCAGAGTAGAGGCAGCCCGTTTCCAAAATGAATGCAATCACTTTAGACCTGGGCACCAGGGCCATCTTAATCAAATCCCCTTACTGACCTTGCTCATGAAGTAGATTGAAACACAGCCTATCAACTTTGAACATTTTGTCTTGTGTTTTTCCAGAGTATAAGTACGCATTCGAAAAGATTGCCACCCTGAACCAGGGAACATCCTATGACTACAACTCTGTCATGCAGTACCACAGGTCAGCTATGATGTCTTTTATAATCATTACAAATATGTCTGTTGTGGACACCTATTGTATTGCAAGTgctaatacaccatccatccctGTGAGCTTTCATTCAGCCCAAGCTATATTGTACCTTCAGCAGTGACAATGTTGAGTAGGCCTAAATTGTGTTGCATTGTGATTTGGTGTGGTTACAGGTACGCCTTCTCCAAGAACAACCGCCCCACCATGGAGCCCATCCCCGACAGCAACGTGTCTTTCGGCGAGGCCACTCAGATGAGCAAGAACGACATCGACAGGCTGAACAGGTTGTATGGCTGCTGTGAGTACTGTCACACTGAACAACTTACTGTACTTGGGTTTGGATGATTCAATCTAGGCCAAGGCTGCTAGAATGGATCATACATCCTCATTACAACCTCCTGGATGCCTTTTCCCCAGAGCTAATATAGCTTGAATATATCTAGAGCTTAATAACTGTGAGAATTGTGACATTGATGGTGGGAGGATATATTACAATGGACATAGCTTTATGTGTATGATTAAATAATCAACACAATTATAATTTTCCCCCCAACAGAAACAGTTGGATACCTGTGGTCTCACTTCCGATGGACTCAAGATCATTCCGCTGAAGGAGTAGAGTGACCTCTAGTGGTAGAACTGTTAGAATGTAATTTGCCTCAAAACATCAAGACTGCAACCTCTAATAAATCACAATAAACATCTGATCAACTGAAATCAAAAGCTTAATCTGTATTGATCCTTCCTTTCAATACAGTTCTCCAAATATAAGTATTCTAATGCTTTAAACAAGTATTACACAAGTAGACAATCATTTTTTACCAGCTTGAGGGAAAGACTTCTTTCAACAAAATTGTACTAATCTCAACAGTGGATACATCCATATCAAACTTGAATGCACGTTATCTATACAATTTCATAATATCCATAGTTCAATCAAGTTTCTCCCAAATTCCCTTACAGTACGTAGCAGGAATGTATGTACCCAGAGTGCACTTGGCAACTCTGTATAAAACTACACTGGTCCATGAGAATACTGGTATACCAATATTGCAAACAAATTGTGGTGATTTACTGACTCTTATAAAAGTACCAACATCACTGGGAAAGCAATGAATAAATAATCCATTGAGTAAACAACATAAGAGGCCTGAGAAGAGATGAATGTTTGTCACACTTTCACTGTCTACCATTGGCTTTAAGTTTTTCAAGTTCTGCCTGTATCAGATCAGCAGTGTAGTTCTGATCACAGGAGCGAAGGGCCTTAATCAAAGTGTCTGTTTTGGCATCAGATTTCTGCATTTTCTGCCATTCCTTCAAAAGCTCCACCACTTGCTCCTCCAGGTCATTAGGGTGCTTCTGTGCGATATGATCCAGTTTGGCCTCTGGCAGGCCAAGTTTACGGCCATATGCTCGCCACCTCCTTCCAAGGTTGTCAGTGATCACTTTGGTTGCAATGTCAAGCTTTGCTGGGAAGAGAGAAGATGCCATGGAATGTAAATAAGTCTCCTACAAAAGTCATATTTCCAACACActgcactatatacagtaggctaTACATTATCTGAGGCATACAGTTGGATTTTATATTTGCCCTCAGAGGAAATATTCTATTTACACTGGCAAACATTTACTGTATGGGAGATCATGTCAGAAAGATAGTGACAATGTAGCCTAATATCTTTCATAGCAATTGTGACAGGGTTCCCCAAATAACATGAAGTCATGTTCTCTGAAATATTCTTACATTCAACAAGATATAGGGCACTTCCCTCTGTGGAATGACTCAGCAACACCTCCCTTTTAACTATTGAAACAGGCGTCACAGCCCAAGAAAAAAATGGCCTATGCTTTGTCAACATTTTGCCATCAATATTCGGGAGTGGGGATAACCACTTAATTTACCTTGCTCCTCATCGTTAGAAAGATAATTCGATGATCCAGCATATTGACTTTCACAGTTGGTAATGTTGTCTGCAAGATCTAGGCGACCAATGTCTTTCAAAAGCGAAACTAGAAATACCGTGTTGTCAGGTCCAAGTTTATTTCTTTCCATTAAACCCGTGAAAAGTTGTAAACCACTGGTCATCTTCTCGAGGCGACCTTTCCCTATTTCTTTTATACAAAGGAACTTCATTTTCTCCAATTGATCACCAACAAGTTCGCCTGAAATCTTCAGCAAAAAGCTGTTAAATGCGCTCATCTTGGCTGTAGTGGAACCAAGTAACTTCCTCACACGCGACAGCCcgtcttctttgggattgggttggcGGATCGCATTCAACTTTCAAGACGTATACatcgccacctactgtactggattgGGAGGCCAGGCACGGCAAAACTACATTACCTTTTCTTCATTGGTCCCGTTCCTCTAAGAAAGTGAAATAGACCCATAGACACTGTCACACaacctctctgtctacctcattCTGGTAAACACTCATCACACATACCCGTTTCATGTCTCCCTATCATCCACAAGGTGGCATTCAAACCTGTGTGCCCAAATCGTAGTCTACTCCACACAACTTCATCTCTCCTACATCCCATACTCCCCACCTCTTCCTTTACCGACCAATGCATGCCATAAAATTGCCTCCCTCTACTACTAGCATCGCACTCCCTTTGACAAAGATCGAGCCCTTTTTCCCGGATCAAGGATTTGATTTCTCTGCGGGGCCTGAATTCCTAccccctctcctcacagcacTCTTAGCCACCACATCGGCCTTCTCATTACCCTCCACCCCCACATGGCTGGGAACACAACAAAAGATGACCACCACTCCCATCCTCTCCAATCCCATTGACAGCACCATCTCCACAAACAAGTCTCCCAAATTCAACTTGCACTTCTTCACACTACTCAACACTGCAGCTGAATCAGAGTGGACCACCACTGTGTGGTTTCACCTCCTCCACCCATCTCAAACCTACAATCATGGCCATAATCTCTACCGTATACACTGACGCAATCAGTTAACCGCTTACATACTCCAACATTACAATCTGGGATATATACCCAAGCCCCCACCCTTCCACTCACTGGATCCTTTGAACTATGtgtatatattcttatatacAAATAAAACTgattctctctatatctctcctcaCACCTTCTCACGTCCCCACCCCATTCTCTTCTGGCCTGTCACATCCCCATAGGCCCTCTGCTCACCCCCTcctcgctacacacacacacgacagccCTTGCCAATGTTTCACTTTTGATTAACACTAGTGGCGCTTTTGTTCCATGTTCAGGGTGAAAACATTGTATTGCTAACGTGAGGCATCAATTATATAAAGAACACatgacacacatacatatactgtacacttCTCATAACTTGTATTCTTTTATTGGAATTCAAACATCCAAAATGTTTAACTTTAGCCTGACAGACCTCTAGTGTAAATATAAGCCCTGCTgtcaaaattaaaataaaataaaatcacaaCTGAAATAAATGTAGTACTATCCTAATCAAATATAGTTGTAATGTTGCTGTACAATTCAGGTAAATATTTAATACACCAAGATGTTCTCCACTGCTCCAGTTAAATCTATATCAAGAGGAATATCAAGGACTGAAATACCTAAGGATCAGTTGGGAATAAGATGCCACTCGAATCTAAAACAAGGTATTGCGGCTGCCATTCAGCGTCGGCCTATAAGTCGTACAATGAACAAACCATATTAAGTCGATTAGTAGttgaaaaaacaaacaagaacatgTCCTTGCATCAGAAATTACAATATGAGGTAATGCAATATTCTGCAGTGTCCTAACAAATACATTTTAGACTATGTTAATGGTCAGAGTTCTTTCTATAAGCAAAATGAAAGACCTCTTATATAAATCAGTATCAAACACCTGGGTATGGATCCAGGCGTAATGTAATATTCCAAACATATTATA
This sequence is a window from Oncorhynchus keta strain PuntledgeMale-10-30-2019 chromosome 14, Oket_V2, whole genome shotgun sequence. Protein-coding genes within it:
- the fadd gene encoding protein FADD, giving the protein MSAFNSFLLKISGELVGDQLEKMKFLCIKEIGKGRLEKMTSGLQLFTGLMERNKLGPDNTVFLVSLLKDIGRLDLADNITNCESQYAGSSNYLSNDEEQAKLDIATKVITDNLGRRWRAYGRKLGLPEAKLDHIAQKHPNDLEEQVVELLKEWQKMQKSDAKTDTLIKALRSCDQNYTADLIQAELEKLKANGRQ